The Leptidea sinapis chromosome 35, ilLepSina1.1, whole genome shotgun sequence genome contains a region encoding:
- the LOC126975410 gene encoding protein takeout-like, whose protein sequence is MGAVLYTLLFLMQVASIYSIFPKINFKCNIWDSACSTKMVQSSFPGLTSGIQEINTAVLDPLVLNHISFDIAGLKMDVNNLYIRGLKDGTFDSLSIDPISREVKVSYHVNLDGTARYNAGGNLLGLPFFGSGFFRIQPRNLQFEVVMPFDIVKDSYGRHVVDLKGFNYSFDVKDHTRFDFTNLFYGNRAWSDAVHNFVNSNSRLVTSVYGSGILDAVNTEVFKALRTYLLANPIENVFLLDKLPASEINEKDENKEKQEMDEKDEKSEKREIIEKDETDENKTNN, encoded by the exons ATGGGTGCTGTTTTATATACTTTGTTGTTTTTGATGCAAGTTGCGTCAATTTATTCGATAT tTCCTAAGATCAACTTTAAGTGCAATATTTGGGATTCGGCATGTTCTACAAAAATGGTTCAGTCAAGTTTTCCTGGCTTAACATCTGGGATTCAAGAGATCAACACAGCAGTACTTGATCCGCTCGTCTTGAACCATATAAGTTTTGACATCGCTGGGCTTAAAATGGATGTTAATAACCTTTATATTCGTGGTCTTAAAGATGGAACTTTTGATAGTCTTAG TATTGATCCCATATCGAGAGAGGTAAAAGTATCATATCACGTCAATTTAGATGGTACTGCACGATATAATGCTGGTGGAAACTTGCTTGGATTGCCTTTCTTTGGAAGTGGTTTTTTCCGTATACAACCAA GAAACTTGCAATTTGAGGTCGTAATGCCATTTGATATCGTTAAGGATAGCTACGGTAGACATGTTGTTGATTTAAAGGGCTTCAACTATTCATTCGACGTGAAGGATCACACACGATTTGACTTCACCAATCTATTTTATGGAAACAGAGCATGGA gTGACGCGGtgcacaattttgttaattcaaACTCAAGACTTGTTACATCGGTGTACGGATCAGGTATTCTGGACGCAGTGAACACGGAAGTATTCAAAGCGCTCAGAACTTATCTCCTTGCAAACCCTATCGAGAATGTTTTTCTTTTGGATAAATTACCAGCGTCTGAAATCAATGAAAAAgatgaaaataaagaaaaacaggAAATGGATGAAAAAGATGAAAAAAGTGAAAAAcgtgaaattattgaaaaagaTGAAACcgatgaaaataaaacaaacaattga